Proteins found in one Dryobates pubescens isolate bDryPub1 chromosome 1, bDryPub1.pri, whole genome shotgun sequence genomic segment:
- the LOC104308832 gene encoding histone H1.10: MSVELGEADLPLTEAEEVPLAPEKKAAAKKAKGGGSSLSPSKKKKNNKKKNQPGKYSQLVVETIRKLGERNGSSLAKIYNEAKKVAWFDQQNGRTYLKYSIKALVQNDTLLQVKGTGANGSFKLNRKKLEGGGEGGAGSSAQKSHKKATASTSRRAEKKPVAKSKKPEKKSHKKGASGAAAKKDKGKAKKATKKGAASPGGKKVKKSAKPKALKSRKA; the protein is encoded by the coding sequence ATGTCGGTGGAACTGGGAGAAGCAGATTTGCCTCTGACCGAAGCGGAGGAGGTACCTCTCGCTCCAGAGAAGAAAGCGGCCGCTAAGAAAGCGAAAGGCGGCGGCTCCTCGTTGTCGCCGtcgaagaagaagaagaataacaagaagaaaaaccaaCCGGGTAAATACAGTCAGTTGGTGGTGGAGACGATCCGCAAACTGGGTGAGCGCAATGGTTCCTCGCTGGCCAAGATCTACAACGAGGCCAAGAAGGTGGCCTGGTTCGACCAGCAGAACGGCAGGACCTACCTGAAGTACTCCATCAAGGCGCTGGTGCAAAACGACACACTGCTCCAGGTCAAGGGCACCGGCGCCAATGGCTCTTTCAAGCTCAACAGGAAGAAACTGGAAGGCGGTGGCGAAGGGGGCGCGGGCAGCAGCGCCCAGAAGTCCCACAAGAAGGCCACGGCATCGACGTCCCGGCGGGCGGAGAAGAAGCCAGTGGCCAAGAGTAAGAAGCCCGAGAAGAAATCTCACAAGAAGGGAGCCAGCGGCGCAGCGGCGAAAAAGGACAAGGGCaaagccaagaaggccaccaagaAAGGAGCCGCGTCTCCCGGGGGCAAGAAGGTGAAGAAGTCTGCAAAGCCCAAGGCACTCAAGAGCAGGAAGGCATGA